The proteins below come from a single Anaerobaca lacustris genomic window:
- a CDS encoding type IV pilus twitching motility protein PilT yields the protein MATVNMDRLLQACVSQGASDIHITVGRPPVLRIDGHLRSLETKVLEPDDTVALMKSITPERCEQELQEEGGTDFGFAFGDAARFRVAVFKQKGNVSIVLRQIPNKILTFEQLGLPKICAALCRRPRGLFLVTGPTGSGKTTTLATMINYINENFDRHIVTVEDPIEYYQPHKKSVINQREVGVDVPSFAEALRRVLRQDPDVILVGELRDLETIEAAVRAAETGHLVFSTVHTTSAAGTINRLIDVFPVNQQAQIRIQLAGNLLAVLSQALCPLATGRGRIAAYEFLVVTPAIANLIRENKTYRIDSSIQTGKKLGMQLLDEHLWNLYDSGKISLEEMLDKGRQPGALQEKALAKIAGARGKMKKKASEAAKELEDMGPIFKT from the coding sequence ATGGCAACAGTGAACATGGATCGGCTATTGCAGGCGTGCGTCTCCCAGGGAGCGTCGGACATTCACATCACGGTCGGACGTCCCCCGGTGCTTCGCATCGACGGGCATCTTCGCTCGCTCGAGACCAAGGTGCTTGAGCCGGATGATACGGTGGCGCTGATGAAAAGCATCACTCCGGAGCGGTGTGAGCAGGAACTGCAGGAAGAGGGAGGAACCGACTTCGGTTTTGCGTTTGGGGATGCCGCCCGGTTCCGCGTCGCCGTATTCAAGCAGAAGGGCAATGTTTCCATCGTTTTGCGTCAGATCCCCAACAAGATCCTGACCTTCGAGCAGCTTGGCCTGCCGAAGATCTGTGCGGCCTTGTGCCGTCGTCCTCGCGGGCTGTTCCTGGTGACGGGCCCGACGGGCAGCGGCAAGACGACCACTCTGGCTACGATGATCAACTACATCAATGAGAATTTCGACCGGCACATCGTTACGGTGGAAGACCCGATCGAATACTATCAGCCCCATAAAAAGTCGGTTATCAATCAGCGAGAGGTCGGTGTCGATGTGCCCAGCTTCGCCGAGGCGCTGCGTCGCGTGCTCCGTCAGGACCCCGACGTAATTCTCGTCGGCGAATTGCGCGACCTTGAGACGATCGAGGCGGCCGTTCGTGCTGCGGAAACGGGCCACTTGGTGTTTAGCACGGTCCATACAACCAGCGCCGCGGGCACCATCAACCGTCTTATCGACGTGTTTCCAGTGAACCAGCAGGCGCAGATCCGGATCCAGTTGGCGGGCAATCTGCTCGCGGTGTTGAGCCAGGCCCTGTGCCCCCTCGCTACGGGCCGTGGTCGCATCGCAGCGTACGAGTTCCTCGTCGTGACCCCCGCTATCGCCAACCTGATTCGCGAAAACAAGACCTACCGAATCGATTCCAGTATTCAGACGGGCAAGAAACTGGGCATGCAATTGCTCGACGAGCACCTCTGGAATCTCTACGACAGCGGGAAGATCAGCCTCGAAGAGATGCTGGATAAGGGGCGTCAGCCGGGCGCGCTGCAGGAAAAGGCACTGGCCAAGATCGCGGGAGCGAGGGGCAAGATGAAGAAGAAAGCCAGCGAGGCCGCCAAGGAACTGGAGGATATGGGGCCGATCTTCAAGACGTAA
- the gspE gene encoding type II secretion system ATPase GspE, giving the protein MGKSKTAIKLPPVEQLRGRPLGRILMKMGVLSRDKVHECLTIQKQRGGGVRIGEIFIELGLVDETQLQAALAAKRGMEYISIDGLEIPEDVIKKVPAQTATSYHIVPIEYNKARNELVVVLDNVDNFRATDDLRTLMGYTISAKMTDQAALESALSKYYGAEEDENITELIDEIQSDAFLAEFDGRNQSIDLDELKELSESNPVKKLLNLVLLQAIRDKASDIHFEPFEDEYKMRYRIDGVLYEMIPPPKYIAAALSSRIKVMASLDIAERRLPQDGRISLSVGGNPIDLRVSVLPTMFGESVVLRVLDRSQVSFDLEKLGFQPQDLKVTRQLIHRPNGIVIVTGPTGSGKTTTLYSALSELNTIDRKIITTEDPVEYDLDGLVQVQMKPDIGLTFARCLRSILRQDPDIVLVGEIRDHETAEIAAQASLTGHLVFTTLHTNDAPSSVARLLDLGVEPFLITATIEGVVAQRLVRRICTKCKTSYEPDEAQLREMSLTEEEVAGRTFYYGRGCSKCNGTGYRGRTGIYEIMMFNDEIRDLIMNRASTNVLRVAAQKGGMRPLRDNGLIAVFDGITTIDEVTKETITES; this is encoded by the coding sequence ATGGGCAAGAGCAAAACAGCAATCAAGCTTCCTCCGGTCGAGCAATTGCGTGGCCGGCCTCTGGGTCGAATCCTGATGAAGATGGGTGTCCTCAGCAGAGACAAGGTCCACGAGTGCCTGACGATCCAGAAGCAGAGGGGCGGGGGAGTCCGGATCGGCGAGATCTTCATTGAGCTTGGTCTGGTGGATGAGACGCAGTTGCAGGCCGCCCTGGCGGCCAAGCGGGGGATGGAGTACATCAGCATCGACGGGCTGGAAATCCCTGAGGATGTGATCAAGAAGGTGCCTGCCCAGACCGCCACAAGCTATCATATTGTTCCGATTGAGTACAATAAGGCAAGGAATGAATTGGTCGTTGTGCTCGATAACGTGGACAACTTTCGCGCCACGGACGACCTTCGGACGCTGATGGGGTACACCATCAGCGCGAAGATGACCGACCAGGCAGCGCTGGAGAGCGCGCTGAGCAAGTACTACGGGGCGGAGGAAGATGAGAACATCACGGAGTTGATCGATGAGATTCAGTCGGACGCCTTTCTGGCGGAGTTTGACGGCCGCAATCAGAGTATCGACCTGGATGAGCTGAAGGAACTGTCCGAGTCGAATCCCGTCAAGAAGCTGCTGAACCTCGTTCTGTTGCAGGCCATCCGCGACAAGGCATCCGACATCCATTTCGAGCCGTTCGAAGACGAATACAAAATGCGCTATCGTATCGACGGCGTTTTGTACGAGATGATCCCGCCTCCGAAGTACATCGCGGCGGCTTTGAGCTCGCGTATCAAGGTTATGGCGAGTCTGGACATCGCCGAGCGGCGCTTGCCGCAGGACGGACGCATCTCGCTTTCCGTCGGGGGCAACCCGATCGACCTTCGCGTCAGCGTGCTGCCGACGATGTTCGGCGAGAGCGTCGTGCTTCGTGTTCTGGACCGCAGCCAGGTGAGCTTCGATCTGGAGAAGCTGGGGTTCCAGCCCCAGGACCTGAAGGTCACGCGGCAACTCATCCACAGGCCCAACGGGATCGTCATCGTGACCGGGCCGACGGGGTCGGGCAAGACCACCACTTTGTATTCGGCCCTGAGTGAATTGAACACGATCGACCGGAAGATCATCACGACGGAAGACCCGGTCGAATACGACCTCGACGGACTCGTTCAAGTCCAGATGAAACCCGACATCGGGTTGACCTTTGCCCGGTGTCTGCGTTCGATTCTGCGACAGGACCCGGACATCGTGCTCGTCGGTGAGATTCGCGACCACGAAACGGCGGAAATCGCGGCCCAGGCCTCGCTGACAGGCCACCTGGTGTTCACGACGCTGCACACCAACGACGCGCCGAGTTCGGTCGCGCGTCTGCTGGACCTGGGCGTCGAGCCGTTCTTGATCACGGCGACGATCGAGGGTGTGGTGGCCCAGCGTCTCGTGCGGCGAATCTGTACGAAGTGCAAGACCTCCTACGAGCCGGATGAGGCCCAGTTGAGAGAGATGAGCCTGACGGAAGAGGAGGTCGCCGGCAGAACGTTCTACTACGGACGGGGTTGCAGCAAGTGCAACGGAACGGGCTACAGGGGGCGGACCGGCATCTACGAGATCATGATGTTCAACGATGAGATCCGCGACCTGATCATGAACCGTGCATCGACCAACGTTTTGCGCGTGGCGGCACAGAAGGGGGGCATGCGACCGTTGCGTGACAACGGTCTGATTGCTGTATTCGATGGAATCACCACGATCGATGAGGTCACGAAGGAGACGATCACGGAGAGCTAA
- a CDS encoding type II secretion system F family protein, producing MPVFQYVALDSQGVEIKDEIEALSEKEAISKIRNMGYFPTRVKSKAATRQVGKAAAKPRSRRGARAKVKVKYVTEFARQLSTLQDAGLPILRSLRILEEQQKSGAFKRIIGYVADDIEGGSTLSEAMGKYGRCFDRLFVNMVAAGESGGVLDLILARIADFKEKAIRLKGRVKSAMIYPIVVLAAAFLIVLGLMMFVIPQFSSVLEEMVGGKLNPVTTTVLGISGWIAFRYGWAWMIGVPIATIIAIQFARRFQPVRYVLDGVNLRLPVIGQLSSKVSITRWTRTLGTLISAGVPILDAINVTRETAGNEVYAKLLGNIHNSIRQGDTFAAPLRQSKTIDMLVSNMVAVGEETGDLDKMLLKVADNYDEQVDVLVGGLMSMLEPIMIIVLGSIVMVIVLAVFLPMIQVITSLSAAG from the coding sequence ATGCCGGTCTTTCAATATGTAGCGTTGGACTCCCAGGGTGTTGAGATCAAGGATGAGATCGAGGCCCTCAGCGAGAAGGAAGCCATCAGCAAGATCCGCAACATGGGGTACTTCCCCACGCGGGTCAAGTCGAAGGCGGCGACCAGGCAGGTGGGCAAAGCGGCGGCCAAGCCGCGGAGTCGGCGCGGAGCCAGGGCGAAGGTGAAGGTCAAGTACGTGACGGAGTTCGCTCGGCAGCTTTCGACGCTTCAGGACGCGGGCCTGCCGATCCTTCGGTCGCTTCGCATTCTGGAAGAGCAGCAGAAATCGGGTGCGTTCAAGCGAATCATCGGCTATGTGGCGGACGACATCGAGGGCGGCTCGACGCTGTCGGAGGCGATGGGCAAATACGGGCGGTGCTTCGATCGTCTGTTCGTGAACATGGTGGCCGCCGGTGAGTCCGGTGGTGTGCTCGACCTGATTCTCGCGCGTATCGCCGACTTCAAGGAAAAGGCGATCCGCCTGAAGGGCCGCGTCAAGAGCGCCATGATCTACCCGATCGTGGTGCTTGCGGCGGCGTTCCTGATCGTGCTGGGCCTGATGATGTTCGTGATTCCGCAGTTCAGCTCGGTGCTGGAAGAGATGGTCGGCGGCAAACTGAACCCGGTCACGACGACGGTGCTGGGGATCAGCGGATGGATTGCCTTCCGGTATGGCTGGGCCTGGATGATTGGGGTGCCGATCGCCACCATCATTGCCATTCAGTTTGCCCGCCGGTTCCAGCCGGTACGCTACGTCCTGGACGGCGTCAACCTGCGGCTGCCCGTGATCGGCCAGTTGTCCAGCAAGGTGTCGATCACCCGATGGACCCGGACCCTTGGAACGTTGATCAGCGCCGGCGTGCCGATTCTCGACGCGATCAACGTGACGCGAGAAACGGCCGGCAACGAAGTCTACGCCAAGCTGTTGGGCAATATCCACAACTCCATCCGCCAGGGGGACACCTTTGCGGCGCCCCTTCGCCAATCCAAGACCATCGATATGCTCGTCAGCAACATGGTGGCGGTAGGGGAAGAAACCGGAGACCTGGACAAGATGCTGCTGAAGGTGGCCGACAACTACGACGAGCAGGTCGACGTGCTCGTCGGCGGCCTGATGTCCATGCTCGAGCCGATCATGATCATCGTGCTCGGCAGCATTGTCATGGTGATCGTGCTGGCGGTGTTCCTGCCGATGATTCAGGTCATCACCAGCTTAAGTGCCGCCGGCTGA
- a CDS encoding type II secretion system protein, with translation MKPVANPARTHRAFTIVELLTVMSIIVVLIGLLVPALNKVRQYATGVRQMAQLQSIAVGIELFSNEFSGYPDSGALDSDGAAYCGAMKLSEAIMGRDLLGVHSNSAFRRSGLDSTGSLQLYPPNPSASNLSARKGPYLQAENANAYRLESIYGSNVGSFLPSVFVLCDVFERNMASGQKTGMPILYYKANTANNLHDPNVASSMTATDSRGNIYNYYDNQALIALGKPWESSGAGQTPHNLADPLRFYRNTRSEKIITTARPYRPDSYILISAGPDGEYGTADDICNFSWKYRE, from the coding sequence ATGAAACCAGTCGCCAACCCAGCCAGAACGCATCGAGCGTTCACGATCGTCGAGCTGCTGACCGTGATGAGCATCATCGTCGTCCTGATCGGCCTGCTCGTTCCGGCCTTGAACAAGGTCCGGCAGTATGCCACGGGCGTCCGACAGATGGCGCAGCTCCAAAGCATCGCTGTGGGCATTGAATTGTTCAGCAACGAATTCAGCGGGTATCCGGATTCGGGGGCGCTCGATTCGGATGGGGCGGCCTATTGCGGCGCGATGAAGCTGTCGGAAGCCATCATGGGCAGGGACCTGCTCGGCGTCCACTCGAACTCGGCCTTCCGACGCAGCGGCCTGGACAGCACGGGCAGTCTGCAACTGTATCCTCCGAATCCCTCGGCGTCCAACCTCTCGGCGAGAAAGGGGCCGTACCTGCAGGCGGAGAACGCCAATGCCTATCGGCTCGAATCGATTTACGGGAGCAATGTCGGTTCGTTCCTTCCGTCGGTCTTCGTTCTCTGCGACGTGTTCGAGCGGAACATGGCCTCGGGGCAGAAGACGGGCATGCCGATTTTGTACTACAAGGCCAACACGGCCAACAACCTCCATGACCCGAACGTGGCGTCTTCCATGACGGCCACGGACAGCCGAGGGAACATCTACAATTACTACGACAATCAGGCCCTCATCGCTCTGGGCAAGCCCTGGGAGTCGTCGGGCGCTGGTCAGACTCCCCACAATCTGGCAGACCCGCTGCGGTTCTACCGAAATACGCGCAGCGAGAAGATCATTACTACGGCCCGGCCGTACAGGCCCGATTCGTACATCCTGATCTCCGCCGGCCCGGACGGCGAATACGGCACCGCCGACGATATCTGCAACTTCTCCTGGAAGTACAGGGAGTAG
- a CDS encoding type II secretion system protein, translated as MKAKRSGLTLVEILVVVGVIAILAGMLLPAVSMVRKTAREAKQKVQFTAIDLALATFKNDHGDYPPSDRYSWLADTQQTENSSGAQKLAEALLGWDLLGFHPDSGWRADGTNRWPYRVGTTTHAAGTYFLYDRTVEHDMNKRRSRYLDIDTSNAVRLGITGAHDGLFNLGAVGGPLASAAGTFVLGDAFGKGKEVVLPDGTRRRAGLPVLYYRANSSARMREDVYDSRDNDNLVYAKEQTDLAQRGTPPVRATGAHWNPLAGTVTTFYDYITDWRASTTAFHVPHKPDSYILISAGNDGFYGTDDDICNFSR; from the coding sequence GTGAAAGCCAAAAGGTCAGGTTTGACACTCGTGGAAATTCTCGTGGTCGTGGGCGTGATCGCCATTCTCGCGGGGATGCTTCTGCCGGCCGTCAGCATGGTCAGGAAAACGGCGCGAGAGGCCAAGCAGAAGGTGCAGTTCACCGCCATCGATCTTGCCCTGGCGACCTTCAAGAACGACCATGGCGACTATCCGCCCTCCGACCGCTACTCGTGGCTGGCCGATACGCAACAGACGGAGAATTCTTCCGGCGCCCAGAAACTCGCCGAAGCCCTGCTCGGTTGGGATCTGCTGGGTTTCCATCCGGATTCGGGCTGGCGCGCCGATGGGACGAACCGATGGCCGTACCGCGTTGGGACGACGACCCATGCGGCCGGGACCTATTTCCTCTACGATCGAACGGTCGAGCACGACATGAACAAGAGGAGGTCCCGTTATCTGGATATCGACACGTCCAATGCCGTGCGACTGGGCATTACAGGTGCACATGACGGGTTGTTCAATCTCGGGGCGGTCGGCGGACCGTTGGCCTCGGCGGCCGGGACCTTCGTTCTGGGCGATGCCTTCGGCAAGGGAAAAGAGGTGGTGCTGCCCGACGGTACGCGAAGAAGGGCCGGCTTGCCCGTGCTCTACTACCGTGCCAATTCCTCCGCCAGGATGCGAGAGGACGTCTACGACAGCCGCGACAACGATAACCTGGTTTACGCCAAAGAGCAGACGGACCTCGCGCAGCGAGGGACCCCGCCCGTCCGGGCCACGGGAGCCCACTGGAATCCCCTGGCCGGAACGGTGACGACGTTCTATGACTACATTACCGATTGGCGGGCCTCGACGACGGCCTTCCACGTCCCCCACAAGCCCGATTCTTATATCCTGATCTCTGCGGGCAACGACGGGTTCTATGGCACGGACGACGACATCTGTAATTTCTCGCGATAG
- a CDS encoding prepilin-type N-terminal cleavage/methylation domain-containing protein, translating into MTNARRHFGLSLIEMLVVVAIVVLVASLAVTLTLRMTNQAKERELSSIFALLKTALQDYYEETGAFPVQPELDFANADAHMERLYERLMAEPASRRVLTHLAGLPAKSDRSGRDDVARIRDPWGTVLDYRYGPDDDFPELLSAGPDRQFGTEDDISSRTG; encoded by the coding sequence ATGACGAATGCAAGACGACATTTCGGATTGAGTCTCATTGAGATGCTGGTGGTCGTGGCCATCGTTGTGTTGGTGGCCTCTCTGGCGGTTACGCTGACACTCCGGATGACCAACCAGGCGAAGGAACGGGAGCTGTCGAGCATCTTCGCACTGCTCAAGACGGCGTTGCAGGACTATTACGAAGAAACAGGCGCGTTCCCGGTGCAGCCTGAATTGGACTTTGCCAATGCCGACGCACACATGGAACGGCTGTACGAGCGGCTGATGGCCGAGCCGGCTTCGCGCCGTGTGCTGACTCATCTGGCGGGTTTGCCCGCCAAGAGCGATCGGTCCGGCAGGGACGATGTGGCCCGGATTCGCGACCCATGGGGAACCGTGCTCGATTATCGATATGGACCGGACGACGATTTTCCCGAGTTGCTCTCCGCCGGGCCGGATCGGCAGTTCGGGACCGAGGACGACATCAGCAGTCGGACCGGTTGA
- a CDS encoding pilus assembly FimT family protein, which translates to MKPKLMDCRAHNKSGLTLIEMTLVIATIVLLAGFGLPAVRALVKSFESQSGARSMIGAALGSARAMAVRNQRYTGVRFQKLCRSKDPSDPLSGLMDAPQYMIFIVHEEPKDMGGLAVGFRAVEGLEPVKLPESIGVMDISRIASDGDIDEAHELNDALTFSIIFSPSGKLLLREVRVRNRDGYVLPSNESGSSKVSLDQVFNSAVNITTYGRGMFLQDDYSVRNPSPGNAVDYGLGKEMSRTGFVVYDRQRFADSFRRKVAWSEYLSKLSGDEVVYVSPHTGTLVLSE; encoded by the coding sequence ATGAAACCGAAGCTTATGGATTGCCGAGCACACAACAAGAGCGGATTGACGCTGATCGAGATGACGTTGGTGATCGCGACCATCGTGCTGTTGGCGGGTTTCGGTCTCCCGGCTGTGCGGGCCCTGGTCAAGTCATTCGAGTCCCAGAGCGGCGCCCGGAGCATGATCGGTGCGGCCCTGGGTTCGGCGCGCGCGATGGCGGTGCGGAATCAGAGGTATACCGGCGTGCGATTCCAGAAATTGTGCCGCTCGAAAGACCCATCGGACCCGCTGAGCGGTCTGATGGACGCGCCGCAGTACATGATCTTCATCGTGCACGAGGAGCCGAAGGACATGGGGGGGCTGGCGGTCGGTTTCCGGGCGGTGGAAGGCCTGGAACCGGTGAAGCTGCCCGAGAGCATCGGCGTCATGGACATCAGCCGGATCGCCTCGGATGGTGACATCGACGAGGCCCACGAGCTGAACGACGCGTTGACGTTCTCGATCATCTTCTCGCCCTCGGGCAAGCTGCTGTTGCGTGAGGTTCGTGTGCGCAACCGAGACGGTTACGTGCTTCCAAGCAATGAAAGCGGTTCGAGCAAGGTGTCGCTGGACCAGGTTTTCAACTCGGCTGTCAACATCACGACGTACGGACGGGGGATGTTCCTTCAGGACGACTATTCCGTGCGCAATCCATCGCCCGGCAACGCGGTGGACTATGGGCTGGGCAAGGAGATGAGCCGCACCGGTTTCGTCGTATACGATCGTCAGCGGTTCGCCGATTCGTTCCGCAGGAAAGTTGCCTGGTCCGAGTATCTGTCGAAGCTGTCGGGCGACGAGGTGGTTTACGTGAGCCCGCACACAGGGACGTTGGTTTTATCCGAGTGA
- a CDS encoding type IV pilus modification PilV family protein, whose translation MDKRPRQHGFSLLETLLAVSTLAVGMVFIAGTFMGGIYFTSLSTERTIASVAADEAFVKVRLYGLDLDDPNLKTDEFIAYDELTAIPTFEFLYPSINGDGVGQYSWTALCRRMDGDSRLVQVTVFVCRHAGAEARYWVPASGGSATFEPGLLPRPLRITVVRETGSASDEVSIPQVVGSGGIDENAFAGEGAVLLDDETGQVYRVLQRYREPSNRVQLDRPWTGPDIGASTGADVWVVPRPVAGGRNPLVRVFQQVVRF comes from the coding sequence ATGGATAAGAGACCGCGACAACATGGTTTCAGTCTCCTGGAGACGCTGCTGGCCGTCAGCACCCTGGCTGTCGGAATGGTGTTCATTGCCGGCACCTTCATGGGGGGCATCTACTTCACCTCGTTGTCGACGGAGCGGACCATTGCATCGGTGGCGGCCGATGAGGCCTTTGTGAAGGTGCGCCTGTATGGTCTGGACCTGGATGATCCGAATCTCAAGACCGACGAGTTCATTGCCTACGATGAGCTGACGGCGATCCCGACCTTTGAGTTTCTCTACCCGTCGATCAACGGCGATGGTGTCGGGCAGTATTCCTGGACGGCCCTTTGCCGGCGCATGGACGGCGACAGTCGTCTGGTTCAGGTCACGGTCTTCGTCTGCCGCCACGCCGGGGCCGAGGCCAGGTATTGGGTGCCCGCCTCGGGCGGCTCGGCGACGTTCGAGCCGGGGCTTCTGCCTCGACCGCTGCGCATCACGGTCGTCCGGGAGACAGGTTCCGCCAGTGACGAGGTGTCGATTCCTCAGGTCGTCGGCTCCGGCGGGATCGACGAGAATGCGTTTGCCGGCGAGGGAGCCGTGCTTCTGGACGATGAGACGGGGCAGGTGTATCGAGTGCTCCAGCGGTACCGGGAGCCGTCGAACCGAGTCCAGCTCGACCGACCCTGGACCGGGCCCGATATCGGGGCCTCGACGGGAGCGGACGTTTGGGTCGTTCCGCGACCGGTCGCGGGTGGACGAAATCCTCTCGTGCGAGTCTTCCAGCAAGTCGTGAGGTTTTAG
- a CDS encoding PulJ/GspJ family protein: protein MRKAFTLIELVVALGILAVVLSFAGVIFRVSIDSHRIALANAEIMQKLRVIAEQLDTDFRGLRRDGDIFIIWDAARKSEYRGANANDPAAFERFDRMMFFTTGDFQAYKADPPVRGNVARVCYSLVSRPADNAAGRLKPQRQEPVNRMLARTVHVLVPAAAAADRLDTRSFTDEQWREWSSSLEYDNISLQEWMQIPRAEKIDILSVIGDVTIAGDTQSTTSEAARGVVIDLTQPDPVHALLCEGVGQFAVQGWSDAEQRWIPQVNPNGDERLEDDSDFLLEGGDLHPEHKPGVWYPHGALTLRNITYPASQIDETHLHEVPGLGRALKFTFTLYDSKGVLASGRTFTHIVYLDN, encoded by the coding sequence ATGCGAAAAGCCTTTACATTGATCGAACTGGTGGTGGCGCTGGGCATTCTGGCGGTGGTCCTGTCGTTCGCGGGCGTGATTTTCCGTGTGAGCATCGATTCACACCGGATCGCCCTGGCAAACGCGGAGATCATGCAGAAGCTGCGCGTGATCGCCGAGCAGCTCGATACCGACTTTCGAGGGCTCCGCCGAGACGGTGACATCTTCATCATCTGGGACGCGGCGCGCAAGTCCGAGTACAGGGGCGCCAACGCCAACGATCCGGCGGCGTTCGAACGCTTCGACCGGATGATGTTCTTCACAACCGGGGACTTCCAGGCGTACAAGGCCGATCCTCCCGTCCGGGGCAACGTGGCGAGGGTATGCTACAGTCTGGTCAGCCGCCCGGCCGACAATGCGGCTGGACGCCTCAAGCCACAACGGCAGGAGCCGGTCAATCGAATGCTGGCGCGAACGGTGCACGTTCTCGTGCCTGCGGCCGCTGCCGCCGACAGGCTCGATACGCGGTCTTTCACGGATGAGCAATGGCGCGAATGGAGCAGCAGTCTCGAATACGACAACATCTCGCTGCAGGAATGGATGCAGATCCCTCGGGCCGAGAAGATCGACATTCTCTCGGTGATCGGCGACGTTACGATTGCCGGCGACACCCAGAGCACGACGAGCGAGGCCGCCCGCGGCGTGGTGATCGATCTGACGCAGCCCGACCCTGTGCACGCGCTGCTGTGCGAAGGGGTGGGGCAGTTTGCCGTCCAGGGATGGAGCGACGCCGAGCAACGGTGGATCCCGCAGGTCAACCCGAACGGCGATGAGCGTCTGGAGGACGATTCCGACTTCCTGCTGGAGGGCGGCGATCTTCATCCCGAGCACAAGCCGGGCGTCTGGTATCCGCACGGCGCGCTGACGCTGCGGAACATCACGTATCCCGCCTCGCAGATCGACGAGACGCATCTTCACGAAGTTCCCGGTCTGGGACGCGCGCTGAAATTCACCTTCACCCTGTACGACTCGAAAGGGGTTCTCGCGAGCGGCAGGACGTTCACGCACATTGTCTATCTGGACAACTGA